A genomic window from Erythrobacter sp. BLCC-B19 includes:
- a CDS encoding SDR family NAD(P)-dependent oxidoreductase, translating into MTIRFDNRVAIVTGAGAGLGRSHALGLAARGAKVVVNDYGGGSGPDGGTSAGAEETVALIRAAGGTAMAHGADVANPEQVADMVGKAVRDWGSADILVNNAGILRDTSFAKMSLADWEAVIRVHLTGSAICTMACWPHMKAANYGRICMTSSSSGLYGNFGQSNYGAAKMAVVGLMNVLHIEGAKNNIRVNTLAPGAATQMTRDLLPPAIVAMMEPEAVTPGLLYLVSEDAPSRVILDATAGGFARTVIMETGGVHLSPEDCTPENVAAQFAAISDLTGAEAYEQGGQQVTKFITKAAAAMGVSLG; encoded by the coding sequence ATGACCATCAGATTCGACAACCGCGTGGCGATCGTCACGGGCGCAGGTGCAGGCCTCGGGCGCAGCCATGCGCTGGGGCTGGCTGCGCGCGGGGCCAAGGTGGTCGTCAATGACTATGGCGGCGGCTCCGGCCCCGATGGCGGCACCAGCGCCGGGGCGGAGGAGACCGTCGCCCTGATCCGCGCCGCGGGCGGCACCGCGATGGCCCACGGCGCGGACGTCGCCAATCCCGAACAGGTCGCCGACATGGTGGGCAAGGCGGTGCGCGACTGGGGGAGCGCCGATATCCTCGTCAACAATGCCGGAATCCTGCGCGACACCAGCTTTGCCAAGATGAGCCTCGCCGACTGGGAGGCGGTGATCCGCGTCCACCTCACCGGCTCGGCAATCTGCACCATGGCCTGCTGGCCGCACATGAAGGCGGCCAATTACGGGCGGATCTGCATGACCAGTTCCTCCTCCGGGCTTTACGGCAATTTCGGCCAATCGAATTACGGCGCGGCCAAGATGGCGGTGGTGGGCCTGATGAACGTGCTCCACATCGAGGGCGCGAAGAACAACATCCGGGTCAACACGCTGGCACCGGGTGCGGCAACGCAGATGACCCGCGATCTGCTGCCGCCTGCCATTGTTGCGATGATGGAGCCCGAGGCGGTCACCCCCGGCCTGCTCTACCTCGTCAGCGAGGATGCGCCCTCGCGCGTGATCCTCGATGCGACGGCAGGCGGCTTTGCGCGCACGGTGATCATGGAGACCGGCGGGGTTCACCTCTCGCCCGAGGACTGCACGCCCGAAAATGTCGCCGCGCAGTTCGCCGCGATCAGCGACTTGACCGGGGCCGAGGCTTACGAACAGGGTGGGCAGCAGGTGACCAAGTTCATCACCAAGGCCGCCGCCGCGATGGGCGTGAGCCTCGGCTGA
- a CDS encoding NAD-dependent epimerase/dehydratase family protein — translation MARVLVTGGPGFIGRRVVARFLGAEWEVTSFSLPGEAALPAWGNRVRMAYGDLADRAAVEEAARGCDLVIHLAAPVGVAGRYQWQWDVIAEGTRNVCEAIAGQGGRAVVASSIAVYGTLIQTQMCREEHGHGPWAGAYGRAKQGQEIVAREVSQRTGMPLTLIRPANVYGLGGASAWGDRLLEAIAASGGAVFGAAETNDAGLVHVENLADALFLAGTRPHAIGRTYNVCDESGITWRRFMDDMAAVVGKPAPPVIPLDAALAVVAANEDPSRLVEPRDPALPSMEGLNLVGFSNRIDAGAIRRELGWTPRVTYPEAMAAIAREWAERTSLTPSDL, via the coding sequence ATGGCGCGCGTGCTTGTCACCGGAGGGCCGGGCTTCATCGGCAGGCGCGTCGTGGCGCGGTTCCTCGGCGCGGAGTGGGAGGTGACCAGCTTCTCGCTGCCCGGCGAGGCGGCGCTTCCCGCATGGGGCAATCGGGTGCGCATGGCCTATGGCGACCTTGCCGACCGTGCGGCGGTGGAGGAAGCGGCGCGGGGGTGCGATCTGGTGATCCACCTCGCCGCGCCGGTCGGGGTCGCGGGCCGTTACCAATGGCAGTGGGACGTGATCGCAGAAGGCACGCGCAACGTCTGCGAGGCGATCGCGGGGCAGGGCGGGCGCGCTGTCGTCGCCTCTTCGATCGCTGTTTATGGCACGCTGATCCAGACGCAGATGTGCCGCGAAGAGCACGGCCACGGCCCGTGGGCGGGTGCCTATGGCCGCGCCAAGCAGGGGCAGGAGATCGTCGCGCGCGAGGTTTCGCAGCGCACCGGAATGCCGCTCACCCTGATCCGCCCGGCCAATGTCTATGGCCTTGGCGGAGCGAGCGCATGGGGTGACCGGCTGCTTGAAGCCATCGCGGCCAGCGGCGGCGCGGTGTTCGGTGCGGCTGAGACGAATGACGCCGGGCTGGTGCACGTCGAAAACCTCGCTGACGCGCTGTTTCTCGCTGGCACCCGGCCCCACGCCATCGGCCGCACTTACAATGTCTGTGACGAAAGCGGCATAACCTGGCGAAGGTTCATGGACGATATGGCCGCCGTGGTGGGCAAGCCTGCGCCCCCGGTGATCCCGCTCGATGCCGCGCTCGCGGTGGTGGCGGCGAACGAAGACCCGTCGCGCCTTGTCGAGCCACGCGATCCGGCCTTGCCATCGATGGAGGGGCTGAACCTCGTAGGCTTTTCCAACCGCATCGATGCAGGCGCGATCCGCCGCGAACTCGGCTGGACGCCGCGCGTGACTTACCCCGAAGCGATGGCTGCCATCGCCCGCGAATGGGCCGAGCGGACATCCCTCACACCCTCAGACCTTTGA
- a CDS encoding acetyl-CoA C-acyltransferase: MTDIAIVSTARTALAKSVRGSFNATHPIVLAGHALSHAMTRAGVDPAEVEDVILGVGMPEGATGFNIPRNAAIKAGCPVATSGVTVNRYCSSGLQAIAFAANRILAEGVPVIAAGGVESISMVQLSGHMNMHGAVEPGLFASHPALWMSMIETAEIVAERYGVTRDAQDQYALESQQRTAAAQAAGKFDDEIVPLTTTWKSLDKATGETTDVEVTVARDECNRPETTLESLAGLKPVLRNGMTMAEGKTVTAGNASQQSDGASTVVMMSGAEAARRNIEPLGFFRGFATAGCEPDEMGIGPIYAVPRLLERHGLKVSDIGLWELNEAFASQALYCRDTLGIDPALYNVNGGSISVGHPYGMTGARCVGHALIEGKRRGARYAVVTMCVGAGMGAAGLLEIA; the protein is encoded by the coding sequence ATGACCGACATCGCCATCGTTTCCACCGCCCGCACCGCGCTCGCCAAGTCGGTGCGGGGGAGCTTCAACGCCACCCATCCGATCGTGCTGGCGGGCCATGCGCTAAGCCATGCCATGACGCGCGCAGGGGTCGATCCGGCGGAGGTCGAGGACGTGATCCTGGGAGTTGGGATGCCCGAGGGGGCGACGGGCTTCAACATTCCGAGGAACGCCGCGATCAAGGCGGGCTGCCCGGTTGCGACCAGCGGGGTGACAGTCAACCGCTATTGCTCCTCGGGGCTTCAGGCGATCGCCTTTGCCGCCAACCGCATCCTCGCCGAAGGCGTGCCGGTGATCGCGGCGGGCGGGGTTGAATCGATCTCGATGGTGCAGCTTTCGGGCCATATGAACATGCACGGCGCGGTCGAACCCGGCCTCTTCGCCAGCCATCCCGCGCTGTGGATGAGCATGATCGAGACCGCCGAGATCGTTGCCGAACGCTATGGCGTCACGCGCGACGCGCAGGATCAATATGCGCTCGAAAGCCAGCAGCGCACCGCCGCGGCGCAGGCCGCGGGCAAGTTCGATGACGAGATCGTGCCGCTCACCACCACCTGGAAGTCGCTCGACAAGGCGACGGGCGAGACCACCGATGTCGAAGTCACCGTTGCCCGCGACGAATGCAACCGGCCCGAAACGACGCTCGAGTCGCTGGCGGGCCTCAAGCCGGTGCTCAGGAACGGCATGACCATGGCCGAGGGCAAGACCGTCACCGCCGGCAATGCCAGCCAGCAATCGGACGGCGCCAGCACGGTGGTGATGATGTCGGGCGCCGAAGCCGCGCGGCGAAACATCGAACCGCTCGGCTTCTTCCGCGGCTTTGCCACCGCCGGCTGCGAGCCGGATGAGATGGGCATTGGCCCGATCTATGCGGTGCCGCGCCTGCTCGAACGCCATGGCCTCAAGGTCAGCGATATCGGGCTGTGGGAGCTGAACGAGGCCTTCGCCAGTCAGGCGCTCTATTGCCGCGACACGCTCGGGATCGATCCGGCGCTCTACAACGTCAACGGCGGTTCGATCAGCGTCGGCCATCCCTATGGCATGACCGGCGCGCGCTGTGTCGGGCACGCGCTGATCGAGGGCAAGCGGCGCGGGGCGCGCTATGCCGTGGTGACGATGTGCGTGGGCGCGGGGATGGGCGCGGCGGGCCTGCTCGAAATCGCCTGA